One region of Bradyrhizobium betae genomic DNA includes:
- the glyS gene encoding glycine--tRNA ligase subunit beta yields the protein MPDLLLELFSEEIPARMQAKAADDLRRMVTDKLVAEGLVYEGAKAFATPRRLALTVHGIPARQPDLKTERRGPKMGAPDAAVQGFLKATGLASLDEAKIQRDPKGDFYIALIEKPGRAAIDVLAEILPVIIRTFPWPKSMRWGARSGKPGSLNWVRPLHAITATFGLETEDPDVVKFAVDGIESGQTTYGHRFMAPDAISVRRFEDYDAKLLAAKVVLDPERRKDAILTDAKQLAFAQGFDLVEDQNLLDEVAGLVEWPVVLMGSFEPEFLATPAEVIRATIRNNQKCFVVSDPKSNQGKLANKFILVANIEATDGGKTIIAGNERVIRARLSDAKFFYETDLKTKLEERLPKFEQIVFHEKLGTQAARIKRIERLAAEIAPLVGADVAKATRAAHLAKADLLTEVVGEFPEVQGLMGKYYALAQGEDESVAAACEEHYKPQGPADRVPTDPVSVAVALADKIDTLVGFWAIDEKPTGSKDPYALRRAALGVIRLIAENALRLSLTKVASSALAGLSVKAANAQKLSSDLLAFFADRLKVQLREQGARHDLVDAVFALGGQDDLLMVVRRVDALGKFLETDDGKNLLAGIKRASNILGIEEKKDKRSFDGAPDAALYGLDEEKALAKAIGEVTAEASAAVAREDFAAAMTAMAKLRPPVDAFFEKVRVNDDDAKVRENRLKLLNEIRSATRAVADFSKIQD from the coding sequence ATGCCCGATCTTTTGCTTGAACTCTTCTCGGAAGAAATCCCCGCGCGCATGCAGGCCAAGGCGGCCGACGATCTGCGCCGCATGGTCACCGACAAGCTCGTCGCCGAAGGCCTGGTCTACGAAGGCGCCAAGGCCTTCGCGACGCCGCGCCGCCTCGCGCTCACCGTGCACGGCATTCCCGCGCGCCAGCCCGACCTCAAGACCGAGCGCCGCGGACCGAAAATGGGCGCACCCGATGCTGCCGTGCAGGGTTTTCTGAAGGCGACGGGCCTTGCTTCACTTGACGAAGCCAAGATCCAGCGCGACCCCAAGGGTGATTTCTACATCGCGCTGATCGAGAAACCCGGCCGCGCCGCGATCGACGTGCTCGCCGAGATTCTGCCGGTGATCATCCGCACCTTCCCCTGGCCGAAATCGATGCGCTGGGGCGCGCGGTCCGGCAAGCCCGGCTCGCTCAACTGGGTGCGTCCGCTGCACGCGATCACGGCGACCTTCGGGCTCGAGACCGAAGATCCCGATGTCGTGAAGTTTGCGGTGGACGGCATCGAGAGCGGCCAGACCACCTACGGCCATCGTTTCATGGCGCCGGATGCGATTTCTGTCCGCCGGTTCGAGGACTACGACGCGAAGCTGCTTGCCGCGAAGGTCGTGCTCGACCCCGAGCGCCGCAAGGACGCCATCCTGACCGACGCCAAGCAGCTTGCGTTCGCGCAGGGCTTCGACCTCGTCGAGGACCAGAACCTGCTCGACGAGGTCGCGGGCCTCGTCGAATGGCCGGTCGTGCTGATGGGCTCGTTCGAGCCGGAATTCCTGGCGACGCCCGCGGAAGTGATCCGCGCCACCATCCGCAACAACCAGAAGTGCTTCGTCGTCAGCGATCCCAAGAGCAATCAGGGCAAGCTCGCCAACAAGTTCATCCTGGTCGCCAACATCGAGGCCACCGACGGCGGCAAGACCATCATTGCCGGCAACGAGCGCGTGATCCGCGCGCGGCTGAGCGATGCGAAGTTCTTCTACGAGACGGACCTGAAGACGAAGCTGGAAGAGCGTCTGCCGAAGTTCGAGCAGATCGTGTTCCACGAGAAGCTTGGCACGCAGGCCGCGCGCATCAAGCGTATCGAGCGGCTTGCGGCGGAGATCGCGCCGCTGGTCGGCGCCGATGTCGCCAAAGCGACGCGTGCCGCGCATCTGGCAAAGGCGGATTTGCTGACGGAGGTCGTCGGCGAATTTCCTGAAGTGCAGGGCCTGATGGGCAAGTACTACGCGCTGGCCCAGGGCGAGGATGAGTCCGTAGCCGCCGCCTGCGAAGAGCACTACAAGCCGCAGGGGCCCGCGGATCGCGTGCCGACCGATCCGGTCAGCGTCGCGGTCGCGTTGGCGGACAAGATCGACACGCTCGTCGGGTTCTGGGCGATCGACGAGAAGCCGACGGGGAGCAAGGACCCCTACGCGCTGCGTCGCGCGGCGCTGGGTGTGATCAGGCTGATTGCCGAGAACGCGCTGCGTCTGTCGCTCACCAAGGTGGCGTCGTCGGCACTCGCCGGTCTGTCGGTGAAGGCTGCCAATGCGCAGAAGCTTTCGAGCGATCTGCTCGCCTTCTTCGCAGACCGCCTGAAAGTTCAGCTGCGCGAGCAGGGCGCACGTCACGATCTCGTCGACGCCGTGTTCGCGCTCGGCGGCCAGGACGATCTCCTGATGGTCGTTCGCCGTGTCGATGCGCTCGGCAAATTCCTTGAGACCGACGACGGCAAGAACCTGCTCGCCGGCATCAAGCGCGCCAGCAATATCCTCGGCATCGAGGAGAAGAAGGACAAGCGCAGCTTCGATGGCGCGCCCGATGCTGCGCTCTATGGCCTCGACGAGGAGAAGGCGCTGGCGAAGGCGATCGGCGAGGTGACGGCGGAAGCAAGTGCCGCGGTCGCCAGGGAAGACTTTGCCGCGGCGATGACCGCGATGGCAAAGCTGCGTCCGCCGGTCGATGCGTTCTTCGAAAAAGTTCGCGTCAATGACGACGATGCGAAGGTGCGTGAGAACCGCCTGAAGCTGCTGAACGAGATCCGCAGCGCCACGCGGGCGGTGGCGGATTTCTCGAAGATCCAGGATTGA
- a CDS encoding glycine--tRNA ligase subunit alpha: MDASLPAHMRPERSFQGFILALQRFWAEQGCVILQPYDMEMGAGTFHPATTLRALGPKPWNAAYVQPSRRPKDGRYGENPNRMQHYYQFQVIMKPSPPNLQELYLKSLAAIGIDSAVHDIRFVEDDWESPTLGAWGLGWECWCDGMEVSQFTYFQQVAGFECAPVAGELTYGLERLAMYVQGVDRVYDLNFNGRDGDARVTYGDVFLQAEREYSKHNFEVADTAMLFEQFKMAEGACRKYLEAGWKDGKREAHLMALPAYDQCIKASHVFNLLDARGVISVTERQSYILRVRELAKACGEAWIHTEAGGAA, translated from the coding sequence ATGGACGCCTCATTGCCCGCCCATATGCGCCCGGAACGCTCGTTCCAGGGCTTCATCCTCGCGCTCCAGCGGTTCTGGGCCGAGCAGGGCTGCGTGATCCTGCAGCCCTACGACATGGAGATGGGCGCAGGCACCTTCCATCCGGCGACCACCTTGCGCGCCCTTGGCCCCAAGCCCTGGAACGCGGCCTATGTGCAGCCGTCGCGTCGGCCCAAGGACGGCCGCTACGGCGAGAATCCGAACCGGATGCAGCACTACTACCAGTTCCAGGTGATCATGAAGCCGTCGCCGCCCAACCTTCAGGAGCTGTACCTGAAGTCGCTCGCCGCGATCGGCATCGATTCGGCCGTGCACGACATCCGCTTCGTCGAGGACGACTGGGAGAGCCCGACGCTGGGGGCCTGGGGCCTCGGCTGGGAGTGCTGGTGCGACGGCATGGAAGTCAGCCAGTTCACTTATTTCCAGCAGGTCGCAGGCTTCGAATGCGCGCCGGTCGCCGGCGAGCTCACCTACGGGCTCGAACGCCTCGCGATGTATGTGCAGGGCGTCGACCGCGTCTATGACCTGAACTTCAACGGCCGCGACGGCGACGCCAGGGTCACCTATGGCGACGTCTTCCTGCAGGCTGAGCGGGAATACTCGAAACACAATTTCGAAGTCGCCGACACCGCGATGCTGTTCGAGCAGTTCAAGATGGCGGAAGGCGCGTGCAGAAAGTACCTGGAGGCAGGCTGGAAGGACGGCAAGCGCGAGGCGCATCTGATGGCGCTGCCGGCCTATGACCAGTGCATCAAGGCAAGCCACGTCTTCAACCTGCTCGACGCCCGTGGCGTGATCTCGGTGACCGAGCGGCAGAGCTACATTCTGCGTGTGCGCGAATTGGCAAAAGCCTGCGGCGAGGCCTGGATCCATACCGAAGCGGGCGGAGCGGCCTGA
- a CDS encoding S49 family peptidase yields MAEQLNDRESSGLADKLLQYLPARFRPGTAVVPVVRLSGVIGAVTPLRPGMSLAGVARVLERAFSMRNAKAVALVINSPGGSPVQSRQIYLRIKQLAAEKKLPVLVFVEDVAASGGYMIACAGDEIICDPSSILGSIGVVGGSFGFQEAIKRLGIERRLYTAGANKAMLDPFLPENPDDVAKLKAIQREIHQIFISLVKESRGARLKGADDTLFTGEYWAGETAVTLGLADSIGDLRSTLRARYGEKVLTPVIAQPGGLLSGLLGRRPAGAGQLSAPESMAGLPDELISAVETRAIWAKFGF; encoded by the coding sequence ATGGCCGAACAATTGAACGATCGTGAGAGTTCCGGCCTGGCCGACAAGCTCCTGCAATATCTGCCGGCGCGCTTCCGGCCCGGCACGGCGGTGGTGCCGGTGGTGCGGCTGTCGGGCGTGATCGGCGCGGTGACGCCGCTGCGCCCGGGCATGTCGCTCGCGGGCGTCGCGCGGGTGCTGGAGCGGGCCTTCTCGATGCGGAATGCCAAGGCGGTGGCGCTGGTGATCAATTCGCCCGGCGGCTCGCCGGTGCAGTCGCGCCAGATCTATCTTCGCATCAAGCAGCTCGCGGCGGAGAAGAAGCTTCCGGTGCTGGTGTTCGTCGAGGACGTTGCAGCGTCGGGCGGCTACATGATCGCCTGCGCTGGCGACGAGATCATCTGCGATCCGTCCTCGATCCTCGGCTCGATCGGCGTGGTCGGCGGCAGCTTCGGTTTCCAGGAGGCGATCAAGCGGCTCGGCATCGAGCGGCGTCTCTATACCGCCGGCGCAAACAAGGCGATGCTCGACCCGTTCCTCCCCGAAAACCCCGATGACGTCGCCAAGCTGAAGGCGATCCAGCGCGAGATCCACCAGATCTTCATTTCGCTGGTGAAGGAGAGCCGCGGCGCGCGGCTGAAAGGCGCTGACGACACCCTGTTCACGGGCGAATACTGGGCCGGCGAGACTGCGGTTACGCTGGGGCTGGCCGACAGCATCGGCGACCTCCGCTCAACTCTTCGTGCCCGCTATGGCGAGAAGGTTCTCACCCCCGTGATCGCGCAGCCGGGCGGGCTTCTGTCCGGACTTCTGGGGCGGAGACCGGCCGGGGCAGGCCAGCTTTCGGCCCCGGAATCAATGGCCGGGCTGCCGGACGAGCTGATCTCGGCGGTCGAAACCCGGGCGATTTGGGCGAAATTCGGGTTCTAG
- a CDS encoding tRNA1(Val) (adenine(37)-N6)-methyltransferase, whose protein sequence is MIEAPADITEDAFLGGRLRLKQKRSGHRAGHDAILLAAATEARAGDRVVDLGAGVGTAGLALARRVAGISLSLVEIDPELAQLARANAAANAIAAETIVLDVTADASAFADQGLLPDSVDAVLMNPPFNDPARHRGSPDQARHVAHVATSETLDAWVHAARRILRSNGALTLIWRADGIAEILAALSRGFGSLSILPVHGEAARPAIRVLVRAVKGGRAPTRLLPGLMLNEESRLPKKEVMEVLEGRAVLPLAEP, encoded by the coding sequence ATGATTGAGGCGCCGGCAGACATCACCGAGGACGCCTTTCTCGGCGGCCGATTGCGGCTGAAGCAGAAGCGGTCCGGCCACCGCGCCGGCCATGACGCCATCCTGCTCGCGGCGGCGACGGAGGCGAGGGCTGGCGACCGCGTGGTCGATCTTGGCGCCGGCGTAGGCACGGCCGGGCTGGCGCTCGCCCGGCGCGTGGCGGGGATCAGCCTCAGCCTGGTCGAAATCGATCCGGAACTCGCGCAGCTTGCGCGCGCCAATGCGGCGGCGAATGCGATTGCAGCCGAGACGATCGTGCTCGATGTCACGGCCGATGCGTCGGCCTTTGCGGACCAGGGGCTCTTGCCTGACAGCGTCGATGCGGTGCTGATGAACCCGCCTTTCAACGATCCGGCACGCCACCGCGGCTCGCCGGATCAGGCGCGCCATGTCGCGCATGTGGCAACGAGCGAGACGCTGGATGCCTGGGTACATGCGGCGCGGCGCATCCTCCGATCGAATGGCGCGCTGACATTGATCTGGCGTGCAGATGGGATCGCGGAGATCTTGGCAGCGCTGTCACGCGGCTTCGGCAGCCTGTCGATCCTGCCGGTTCATGGCGAGGCGGCTCGGCCGGCGATCCGCGTGCTGGTGCGCGCGGTCAAAGGCGGCCGGGCCCCGACGCGATTGCTGCCGGGCCTCATGCTTAACGAAGAGTCACGCCTGCCTAAAAAAGAGGTGATGGAAGTTCTGGAGGGGAGGGCAGTGTTGCCGCTGGCGGAGCCGTGA
- a CDS encoding DUF2007 domain-containing protein — MRELVRTNDMVLVSAIGALLDGANIHHLVLDQNMSIIEGSLGILPRRILVHEDDALEARVLLTEAGLAYELRGDD; from the coding sequence TTGCGCGAACTGGTTCGGACCAACGATATGGTGCTGGTGTCAGCGATCGGCGCGCTGCTCGACGGCGCCAATATCCATCATCTGGTGCTGGACCAGAACATGAGCATCATCGAGGGCTCGCTCGGCATCCTGCCGCGGCGGATTCTGGTCCATGAGGACGACGCACTCGAGGCCAGGGTGCTCCTCACCGAGGCCGGCCTCGCCTACGAATTGCGCGGCGATGATTGA
- a CDS encoding polyprenyl synthetase family protein, with protein MAVIVPFETPGASIEELVALVAGDMERVNATILSRTGSDVTMIPEVANHLISSGGKRLRPMLTLAMANLAGYTGDGHIKLAASVEFMHTATLLHDDVVDESEMRRGKLSARMLWGNEASVLVGDFLLGQAFRMMVEVGSLRALDILSAAAATIAEGEVMQLAAAKNTATTEDEYLAVIRGKTAELFAAACEVGPVIANRPKAEQTACRSVGMNLGIAFQLVDDVLDYGGKSAKLGKNTGDDFREGKITLPVVLAFRRGNDTERAFWIKALERGEIGDTDLDHAIGLMNKHRALEDTLSRAQHYGAMAVDALALFPSSPMKSALEQVVAFCLARSH; from the coding sequence GTGGCCGTCATCGTACCTTTCGAAACTCCCGGCGCGTCGATCGAAGAGCTGGTTGCCCTTGTCGCCGGTGACATGGAGCGCGTCAACGCCACGATCCTGTCGCGGACCGGTTCTGACGTGACCATGATCCCGGAGGTCGCCAACCATCTGATCTCCTCCGGCGGCAAGCGCCTGCGCCCGATGCTGACGCTCGCCATGGCCAACCTCGCCGGCTACACCGGCGACGGCCACATCAAGCTCGCGGCGTCCGTCGAGTTCATGCACACCGCGACCCTGCTCCACGACGACGTTGTCGACGAGAGCGAGATGCGCCGCGGCAAGCTGTCGGCGCGCATGCTCTGGGGCAACGAGGCGAGCGTGCTTGTCGGCGACTTCCTGCTCGGCCAGGCGTTTCGCATGATGGTCGAGGTCGGCTCGCTGCGTGCGCTCGATATTCTTTCGGCGGCCGCCGCCACCATCGCCGAGGGCGAGGTGATGCAGCTTGCGGCTGCCAAGAACACCGCGACCACCGAGGACGAATATCTCGCCGTGATCCGCGGCAAGACCGCCGAGCTGTTCGCCGCCGCCTGCGAGGTCGGCCCTGTGATCGCCAACCGACCGAAGGCGGAGCAGACCGCCTGCCGCTCGGTCGGCATGAATCTCGGCATCGCCTTCCAGCTCGTCGACGACGTGCTCGACTATGGCGGCAAGAGCGCAAAGCTCGGCAAGAACACCGGCGACGATTTCCGCGAGGGCAAGATCACGCTGCCCGTCGTGCTCGCCTTCCGCCGCGGCAACGACACCGAGCGCGCCTTCTGGATCAAGGCGCTGGAGCGCGGCGAGATCGGCGACACCGACCTCGACCACGCCATCGGCCTGATGAACAAGCACCGCGCGCTGGAAGACACGCTGAGCCGCGCCCAGCACTACGGCGCCATGGCGGTGGACGCGCTGGCGCTGTTCCCGTCCTCGCCGATGAAGAGCGCGCTGGAGCAGGTCGTGGCGTTCTGCCTGGCGCGGTCGCATTAG
- a CDS encoding winged helix-turn-helix transcriptional regulator, producing MQPKSSSILECPVGRAVETVGEWWSILILRDAFQGATKFDEFSQSLGIAPNILSRRLAHLTASGMFVRRRYHERPPRYEYVLTDKARDFFPVIVALLAWGNRHLAPKGESIVLANRDDRRPLDPVVVDATDMRPITLADAVVIAGPRASRGMRARLASLKAMNPAVAPAGD from the coding sequence ATGCAGCCCAAATCGTCCTCCATCCTGGAATGCCCGGTCGGCCGCGCCGTGGAGACCGTCGGCGAATGGTGGAGCATCCTGATCCTGCGGGACGCGTTCCAGGGCGCCACGAAGTTCGACGAGTTCTCGCAGAGCCTCGGGATCGCCCCGAACATCCTGTCGCGGCGGCTTGCGCATCTCACCGCGAGCGGCATGTTCGTGCGACGGCGCTATCATGAGCGGCCGCCGCGTTACGAATATGTGCTGACGGACAAGGCGCGGGATTTCTTTCCCGTGATCGTGGCGCTGCTTGCCTGGGGCAACAGGCATCTGGCGCCGAAGGGCGAATCCATCGTGCTGGCGAACCGCGACGATCGTCGCCCGCTCGATCCTGTGGTCGTCGATGCCACCGACATGCGCCCGATTACACTTGCCGATGCGGTCGTCATCGCGGGGCCGCGCGCAAGCCGCGGGATGCGCGCGCGGCTCGCCTCGCTCAAGGCCATGAACCCGGCGGTCGCGCCGGCCGGAGACTGA
- the fabF gene encoding beta-ketoacyl-ACP synthase II, whose protein sequence is MRRIVVTGMGAVSPLGCGVELSWRRLLAGQSGLRPLPEWSQALPARIAGLVPDKAGDAEGGFDPAQAAAPKDQRKMDRFILFALLATAEAVAQAGWTPQDAAALEQTATIIASGVGGFPAMAEAVRITEQRGPRRLSPFTIPSFLANLAAGHVSIKYGYKGALGTPVTACAAGVQAIGDAARMIRAGEAEVAICGGAEACIDIVSLGGFAAARALSSSFNDEPARASRPFDRDRDGFVMGEGAGILVIEELEHALARGATPIAEIVGYGTTADAYHMTSGPPDGDGARRAMEIALRQANLAPTDLQHLNAHATSTPAGDESELGAIATLFGRNGGIAVSATKSATGHLLGAAGGLEAIFTVLALRDQVAPPTLNFENPDPGADGIDIVSGIARPMPMRHAISNGFGFGGVNASVIFRHMG, encoded by the coding sequence ATGCGTCGTATCGTCGTGACGGGAATGGGCGCGGTGTCGCCGCTCGGCTGCGGTGTCGAACTGTCGTGGCGCCGGCTGCTCGCCGGCCAGAGCGGGCTGCGGCCTCTGCCCGAATGGTCGCAGGCGCTGCCCGCGCGCATCGCCGGCCTCGTACCCGACAAGGCCGGCGATGCCGAAGGCGGCTTCGATCCGGCGCAGGCCGCCGCGCCAAAGGACCAGCGCAAGATGGACCGCTTCATCCTGTTCGCACTGCTCGCCACCGCGGAGGCGGTCGCGCAGGCCGGATGGACGCCGCAGGATGCGGCGGCGCTGGAGCAGACCGCGACGATCATCGCGTCCGGCGTCGGCGGCTTCCCGGCGATGGCGGAGGCGGTGCGCATCACCGAACAGCGCGGGCCGCGCCGGCTCTCGCCGTTCACGATCCCCTCGTTCCTCGCCAATCTCGCCGCCGGCCATGTCTCGATCAAATACGGCTACAAGGGCGCACTGGGAACGCCGGTCACGGCGTGTGCCGCCGGCGTCCAGGCGATCGGCGATGCCGCGCGCATGATCCGCGCGGGCGAAGCCGAGGTCGCGATCTGCGGCGGTGCCGAGGCCTGCATCGACATCGTCAGCCTCGGCGGCTTCGCGGCGGCGCGCGCGCTGTCGAGCTCCTTCAACGACGAGCCCGCCCGCGCCTCGCGCCCGTTCGATCGCGACCGCGACGGCTTTGTCATGGGTGAAGGCGCCGGCATTCTGGTGATCGAGGAACTGGAGCATGCGCTCGCGCGCGGCGCCACGCCGATCGCGGAGATCGTCGGCTACGGCACCACAGCGGATGCCTATCACATGACGTCGGGTCCGCCCGATGGCGACGGCGCCCGCCGCGCCATGGAGATCGCGCTGCGGCAGGCGAACCTTGCACCCACGGATCTGCAGCACCTCAACGCCCATGCAACGTCGACGCCTGCCGGCGACGAGAGCGAGCTTGGCGCGATCGCCACGCTGTTCGGCCGCAATGGAGGCATTGCGGTGAGTGCGACCAAATCGGCCACAGGCCATCTGCTTGGCGCCGCCGGCGGCCTGGAAGCGATCTTCACCGTTCTCGCCCTGCGCGACCAGGTTGCGCCGCCGACGCTCAATTTCGAAAACCCTGATCCTGGTGCTGACGGCATCGACATCGTCTCAGGCATCGCGCGGCCGATGCCGATGCGGCACGCCATCTCCAACGGATTCGGCTTCGGCGGGGTGAATGCCAGCGTGATCTTCCGCCACATGGGATAG
- a CDS encoding LysE family translocator → MTETNFWLFLAAACLIAAIPGPGIFYVAARTLSEGRGGGFASTAGTALGGLVHVVAGGLGISAIILASAELFAAVKFVGALYLVWLGIRTFRGAGRALWLDSEPVGDTRAFRDGVLVEALNPKTAAFFLAFIPQFLDPAGSNPTLQFIMLGAISVTLNTLADVVVVVMASATRTQLTGRPHLMRRLTQGSGIFIAGLGLSLALARRPSNG, encoded by the coding sequence ATGACCGAAACGAATTTCTGGCTGTTCCTCGCAGCTGCTTGTCTGATCGCCGCCATTCCCGGCCCCGGCATCTTCTACGTCGCGGCGCGAACCTTGTCGGAAGGGCGCGGCGGCGGCTTTGCCTCGACCGCAGGCACCGCGCTGGGCGGGCTGGTTCACGTCGTCGCCGGCGGCCTCGGCATCTCCGCGATCATCCTTGCCAGCGCCGAGCTGTTTGCCGCCGTCAAATTCGTCGGCGCGCTCTATCTGGTCTGGCTCGGCATCAGGACGTTTCGCGGCGCGGGCCGCGCATTGTGGCTGGACAGCGAGCCCGTCGGCGACACGCGCGCGTTCCGTGACGGCGTTCTGGTCGAAGCGCTGAACCCGAAGACCGCCGCGTTCTTCCTCGCCTTCATTCCGCAGTTCCTCGATCCCGCGGGATCGAACCCCACGCTGCAATTCATCATGCTCGGCGCGATCTCGGTGACGCTGAACACGCTCGCCGATGTCGTCGTGGTGGTGATGGCCTCTGCGACACGCACGCAGCTGACCGGACGGCCGCACCTGATGCGGCGGCTTACGCAAGGCTCCGGAATCTTCATCGCCGGCCTTGGCCTCTCGCTGGCGCTGGCGCGGCGGCCGTCAAATGGATAG
- a CDS encoding alpha/beta fold hydrolase, producing the protein MDSAPQSRYYESHGLRLHYADWGNEGAPPLILVHGGRDHCRSWDVIARSLQPHFHVVAPDLRGHGDSDWTKGGSYALTEYVYDLARLVHTIVAPQVTLIGHSMGGMVSLIFSGSFPEQVAKLVVLDGVTMLPDTPKPPAHERIGKWVDQLDRLHERTPRRYATLEDAAAQMVLHNKRLSRELALHLATHGARRNEDGTYSWKFDPYQRASAPHRLWPDDHVALWSRIACPTLLLNAGESFLAGARAAGLERYFPQARIETIAGAGHWLQHDKPQEVLGEIRRFLGLAEESSG; encoded by the coding sequence ATGGATAGCGCCCCGCAAAGCCGATATTATGAATCGCACGGCCTGCGGCTACACTATGCCGATTGGGGCAACGAGGGCGCGCCGCCCCTCATCCTGGTCCACGGCGGCCGCGATCATTGCCGCAGTTGGGACGTCATCGCCCGGTCGCTGCAACCGCACTTCCACGTCGTCGCGCCCGATCTGCGCGGTCACGGCGATTCCGACTGGACCAAGGGCGGCAGCTACGCGCTGACCGAATATGTCTACGATCTCGCCCGGCTCGTGCACACCATCGTGGCACCCCAGGTGACTCTCATCGGCCATTCGATGGGCGGTATGGTGAGCCTGATCTTTTCGGGATCATTCCCCGAGCAGGTCGCAAAGCTCGTCGTGCTCGACGGCGTGACCATGCTGCCGGATACGCCCAAACCGCCGGCGCATGAGCGCATCGGCAAATGGGTCGACCAGCTTGACAGACTGCACGAGCGCACGCCGCGCCGCTATGCGACCCTCGAGGACGCGGCCGCGCAGATGGTGCTTCACAACAAGCGCCTGTCCCGCGAGCTCGCGCTGCATCTCGCAACGCACGGCGCGCGGCGGAACGAGGACGGCACCTATAGCTGGAAGTTCGATCCCTACCAACGCGCCTCCGCGCCGCACCGGCTCTGGCCGGACGATCACGTCGCGCTGTGGTCGCGCATCGCCTGCCCGACGCTGCTGCTCAATGCCGGCGAGAGCTTTCTCGCCGGCGCCAGGGCAGCGGGCCTGGAGCGCTACTTCCCGCAGGCGCGCATCGAGACCATAGCCGGGGCCGGGCACTGGCTGCAACACGACAAGCCGCAAGAGGTATTGGGCGAGATCCGGCGGTTTCTCGGGCTTGCTGAGGAAAGCAGCGGCTAG
- a CDS encoding 4-(cytidine 5'-diphospho)-2-C-methyl-D-erythritol kinase produces MPALIEEGRAKVNLSLRVVGRRTDGYHDLQSVVAFADCADRLTLDPGAELKLSTTGPLAAACGETSDNLVLKAARLLAEAVPNLKLGAFALDKVLPVAAGIGGGSADAAAALRLLARLNDLSLDDIRLQRVALATGADVPVCLLSRACDMTGVGEQLLPLAPPRMPCVMVNPRVPVATKDVFRELGLRNGELLVGATSVLEAPAWPEEGGSIADWVEVLETVPNDLEAPALRIEPVIGEVLEALRDSAGVKLARMSGSGATCFAIYGAPTDAHAAAEKIRRDHPGWWVHAGTLS; encoded by the coding sequence ATGCCGGCGTTGATTGAAGAGGGGCGGGCGAAGGTCAATTTGAGCCTTCGCGTCGTCGGCCGTCGTACGGACGGCTATCATGATCTCCAAAGCGTGGTGGCCTTCGCCGACTGCGCGGATCGTTTGACGCTGGATCCGGGCGCCGAGTTGAAGCTCTCCACGACCGGACCGCTGGCCGCGGCCTGCGGCGAGACCTCCGACAATCTCGTGCTCAAGGCCGCCAGGCTACTGGCCGAGGCCGTGCCGAACCTGAAGCTCGGGGCCTTCGCGCTCGACAAGGTGCTCCCTGTTGCGGCCGGTATCGGCGGCGGCTCGGCCGATGCCGCGGCAGCGCTGCGGCTGCTGGCGCGTCTCAACGATCTGTCGCTCGATGATATCAGGCTCCAGAGGGTCGCGCTCGCGACCGGCGCCGACGTGCCGGTGTGCCTGCTCTCGCGCGCCTGCGACATGACCGGTGTCGGCGAGCAGCTGCTGCCTTTGGCGCCGCCGCGCATGCCCTGCGTGATGGTCAATCCGCGCGTGCCTGTTGCCACCAAGGACGTGTTCAGGGAGTTGGGCCTGCGCAACGGTGAACTGCTGGTGGGGGCCACCTCCGTCCTTGAAGCGCCGGCCTGGCCGGAAGAGGGCGGGTCGATTGCCGATTGGGTCGAAGTCCTCGAAACAGTCCCCAACGATCTGGAAGCCCCTGCGCTGCGGATCGAGCCCGTGATCGGCGAGGTGCTGGAGGCCTTGCGCGACTCCGCCGGCGTCAAGCTCGCCCGCATGTCCGGCTCGGGTGCGACCTGCTTTGCGATCTATGGCGCGCCCACTGATGCGCACGCCGCCGCCGAAAAAATCCGGCGCGATCACCCTGGCTGGTGGGTGCATGCGGGGACGTTGAGCTAG